DNA from Triticum aestivum cultivar Chinese Spring chromosome 7D, IWGSC CS RefSeq v2.1, whole genome shotgun sequence:
CAGGTTTACGGCGCTGGTACAGCGCGACGTGCTCAAGGCGACCAGCGACATGGGCTGCGTCCTCACCGACCTCGACCTGAACGCGATGTACGAGGGGGAGGACGCGGCGGCCATGCCCCGCACCCCGGCGCCGTTCGGGTACGCGCCGGCCGCTCAGTACGGCCTCTTCTCCCGCGGGTTCCTACGGGAGCACGGCCGGAACCTCTTCGGGTGCGCGGCGACGTGGTTCCTGCTCGACATCCCCTACTACAGCAGCACCCTGTTCCAGTCCCAGATCTACCGGCCGTGGTTCCCGCCGGCGAGCCACCAGAACGTGTTCCAGGAGGCGTACAACGTCGCCAGGTTCCAGGCCATCATCGCAGTCGCCTCCACCATCCCGGGATACTTCGCCGCCGTCCTGCTCATCGACCGCACCGGCCGGCGCCGCCTGCAGATGGCCGGCTTCTTCCTCATGGCCGCGTTCCTCTTCGCGCTCGCGGGCCCGTACGACCACTACTGGCGCGGCAACGCCAAGAACGCCTGGTACATCGTGCTCTACGCGCTCACCTTCTTCTCCGCCAACCTCGGGCCCAACACCACCACCTTCATCCTGCCGGCCGAGCTCTTCCCGGCGCGGTTCCGGTCCACGTGCCACGGGATATCCGCCGCCGCCGGGAAGGTCGGCGCGCTCGTTGGCTCGGTGGGGTTCCTTTGGGCGTCGCAGTCGCGGGACAGGGGAGATGTGCAGGCCGGGTACGAGCCCGGCATCGGCATGATGTACGCGCTCATCATTCTTGGAGCCATCAGCCTGCTCGGGCTCGTCGTCACCTACTTCTTCACGCCGGAGACGATGAGGCGGTCGCTGGAGGAGAACGAGAGCGAGCGGGACCAGAACCAGGACGGCGACGGCGGGATGTGCTTCCAGGAACTAACTCTGACGCCCAAGAGCCCGGGGTCCTTGGTGAGCTCGCACGTCAGCACCTCGCCCATCCATCCGCACCGCTTTTCGGTATGATGGAACTTTGAAAACTTAGCGCCACGCATAAGCAGTTCCGCTTTTCGGTTACTGGCACGTGAAATACAGATGTAGATAATCCTACAAAAAAATTACATATGTGCTGTCTGTCATCTTCGTCTCCggcgtttctcaaaaaaaaaatacaTATGTAGATTTCCCGCATGGTTGCTTCGTTTGATTGGTTGAGATAAAATTACAACATAGCTCAAACTTTGTAAAGGTCTCGTCGTATGTAACTAGCTATGCTATTATATATGTGAGTTGGTGATGGTGATTGTGGTGTCACACAAAACACAAATATGTTAGTCAGGTCGGTCGGTACGAGCATCAGTGCGCAACATCAAGCCCATCCCACTTAAAAATATATATGAGTTGGTGGGCTGATATTTGGTTGCCCAAGGACTTGGGGGTCTAAGACTTTAGGTACTAGTAGATACCCCGCAACGTTGCTACATGATTTCTTGTGTTATACTGGTATGAGAAAGGAAGAA
Protein-coding regions in this window:
- the LOC123168746 gene encoding probable inorganic phosphate transporter 1-10; the encoded protein is MAPIRVLTALDHARTQYYHFKAIIIAGMGLFTDSYDLFCIVPVMKIIGRVYYPSPAGDGRPGVTPPAVVSATVGVALLGAVVGNLLFGALGDRVGRRRVYGPCLLLLVCSSVGSGFSICRTRRCVLSSLCFFRFILGVGVGGDYPLSATIMSEFANKRTRGAFIAAVFSMQGFGILASSGVTMVVAAAFDRFAGHPDPLDTPEAADLAWRVILMAGAVPAGLTFYWRMAMPETARFTALVQRDVLKATSDMGCVLTDLDLNAMYEGEDAAAMPRTPAPFGYAPAAQYGLFSRGFLREHGRNLFGCAATWFLLDIPYYSSTLFQSQIYRPWFPPASHQNVFQEAYNVARFQAIIAVASTIPGYFAAVLLIDRTGRRRLQMAGFFLMAAFLFALAGPYDHYWRGNAKNAWYIVLYALTFFSANLGPNTTTFILPAELFPARFRSTCHGISAAAGKVGALVGSVGFLWASQSRDRGDVQAGYEPGIGMMYALIILGAISLLGLVVTYFFTPETMRRSLEENESERDQNQDGDGGMCFQELTLTPKSPGSLVSSHVSTSPIHPHRFSV